GGTCGTCGTCGGACTCGTCGTAGTTGTCCGAGGTGGTCGGCTGCACCTTGGACATGGTCGCCCTGGCCCGCTGCAGCGCGCTGTTGACCGACGCGGGTGACATGGTGAGGGCTTCGGCGGTCTCGTTGGCGGAGAACCGCAGCACCTCGCGCATGATCAGGATGGCCCGCTGGGTGGCGGGCAGGTGCTGGCAGGCGGCGACGAAGGCCAGCCGCAGGGTGTCCTTGGCCGAGGCGTGGTCGGCCGGGTCGGCACCGAAGGCCAGAGCGTTCGGGATCGGCTCGATCCAGACGTAGTCCGGCTGGGGTGCGGGGAGCGGCGAGTCCGGTCGTGACGGACCGGACAGGTCCATCGGCCTGGCCCGCCGCTGCGGGCCGTCGAGCATGTCCAGGCAGACGTTGGTGGTGATTCGATACAGCCAGGAGCGCAGGCTCGCGCGACCCTCGAACGAGTCGTAGGACTTCCACGCGCGGGTGAAGGTTTCCTGGACCGCGTCTTCGGCCTCGAACGAGGAGCCGAGCATGCGGTAGGCGTAAGCGCACAATTCCCGGCGGTGCTTCTCGAAGGATTCGAGGACGTCGGGAGCGAGGCCGGCGGTGTGGCCGGACAAGTCGTTCATGGGTGTCACCCTGCCACAGCCCACCGACACATCCCAGACCCAAATGTCCGTTACCTGCGTTTTCAAGATCGCGCAGCGGGCCGTGTGCCCGGTCACATCGCCCGCTCAGCGATGAGTTCCGGGCCTGCGCGTCGTCTTCATAGATGCGCAGAAAACAGGCGGACTACGAAAAGGGACCGACACATGAGCAGCCGGATGATTTTTCTCAACTTCCCCGTCGCCGATCTGGATCGGTCGAAGAAGTTCTACGAGGCGCTCGGCTGGAAGGTCAATCAGGAGTTCACCGACGACAACGCGGCCTGCATCGTGATCGACGACAACATCTGCATCATGCTGCTGACCAGACAGTTCTTCACCACGTTCTGTCGCCGCCCGGTGGCCGAAACCACCGAAAAGATCGGCGCCTCCTACAGTTTGGCGCTGACCAGCGTCGCCGAGGTGGACTCCTACATCGGCGCGGCGCTGGCCGCGGGCGGCACCGAGGAGGTCAACGCGGAGAAGCGGGCGCAAGAGGAACAGGTCGGCATGTACAGCCGCACGTTCATCGATCCCGACGGTCACCAGTGGGAGCCGTTCTGGATGGCCTACCCGGCCGGCTGAATTCGCCGTGCGAACGCCCCCGGTCACCGAAAGGTACCGGGGGCGTGTTGTTTTCAGCTACCGGTGAAGGTCGGCTTGCGTTTTTCCGCGAACGCCTTCGGGCCCTCCTTGGCGTCGGTGGACTTGAACACCGCCATGCCGAGCTTCGCGTCGATCTGGAACGCCTCTTCCTCGTGCATGCCCTCGGTTTCCCGGATGGTGCGCAGGATGGCCTGCACCGCGAGCGGACCGTTGGCGGCGATCTGGGCCGCGAGCTCGAGGGCCTTGTCGAGCGCGCCGCCGTCCGGGACCACGTGCCCGATCAGGCCGATGTCCTTCGCTTCGGCCGCGGTGACGTGCCTGCCGGTCAGCAGGATGTCGGCGGCGACGGTGTAGGGGATCTGGCGGACCAGTCGCACGGCGGACCCGCCGAGCGGGAACAGTCCCCAGCGAGCTTCGGACACACCGAATTTCGCGCTTTCACCGGCCACCCGGATATCGGTGCCCTGCAGGATCTCGGTACCGCCCGCGATGGCGGGGCCCTCGACCGCCGCGATCAACGGCTTGGTGAGCCTGCGGCCCTTCAGCAGCGCCTCGATCTTCGACAGGTCCCAGCCGCCGCCCGCGAAGGAATCGCCGGGATGCTGCGCGGTCATCGCCTTCAGGTCCGCGCCCGCGCAGAACGCGCCGCCCGCGCCGGTCAGGATCGCGACCCGGATATCCGGATCGTTGTCCACCTGGTCCCAGGCGTCACGCATGATCGCCATCATTTCGGCCGAGAGCGCGTTGCGCGCCTCGGGGCGATTCATCGTGACGATCAGGACATGATCGCGTTTCTCGACGAGACAGTGTGGCATCGGCGAATCTCCTGACTTTCGAACCTTGCCAGGAACAGTAACACGTTCTATTTTAGGGCTGTGAGCTACAACATAGCGGACCTTGTCGAACACGCCATCGACCTGATGCCCGACCGCGTCGCGCTCGCGGACGACAGCCGTGAGGTCACCTACGCCCAGCTGGAGGAGCGCGCCAACAAACTGGCTCACTACCTGCTCGAACATGGTGTTCAGCCGGGCGACAAGGTGGGCATCTACTCGCGCAACACGATCGAGGCCGTCGAGGCCATGGTCGCGGTGTTCAAGGCGCGGGCGGTGATGGTCAACGTGAACTTCCGATACGTCGAGAACGAGTTGCAATATATCTTCGACAATTCGGACATGGTCGCGCTGATTCACGAGCGCCGCTACAGCGATCGGGTGGACGGGGTGCTCCCGAAAACGCCGCTGCTGAAGACGGTGATCGTTGTCGACGACGATACGACCGGCAGCACCGCGACCGCAGCGGATTCGGTCGAATACGAGGCCGCGCTGGCCGCCGCGTCGGGGGAGCGTGACTTCGGTGAACGCTCCGGTGACGACATCTTCATGCTCTACACCGGCGGCACCACGGGACTGCCGAAGGGCGTGATGTGGCGGCACGAGGACTGGTGGCGGGTGCTCGGCGGCGGTATCAACTTCCTCACCGGCGAATACGTCCAGGACG
This genomic stretch from Nocardia brasiliensis ATCC 700358 harbors:
- a CDS encoding sigma-70 family RNA polymerase sigma factor; the encoded protein is MNDLSGHTAGLAPDVLESFEKHRRELCAYAYRMLGSSFEAEDAVQETFTRAWKSYDSFEGRASLRSWLYRITTNVCLDMLDGPQRRARPMDLSGPSRPDSPLPAPQPDYVWIEPIPNALAFGADPADHASAKDTLRLAFVAACQHLPATQRAILIMREVLRFSANETAEALTMSPASVNSALQRARATMSKVQPTTSDNYDESDDDQRKLVDNFVKAFEAYDMDTLTSLLKTDVALSMPPIELWISGPENVVAFMLGHGSGCRDSRMIRLEGANGHPAFGHYKPSGEPGVWVPWSITVLELDGDTISGLNFFLDTDKLFPLFGLAPELREAV
- a CDS encoding VOC family protein, with the translated sequence MSSRMIFLNFPVADLDRSKKFYEALGWKVNQEFTDDNAACIVIDDNICIMLLTRQFFTTFCRRPVAETTEKIGASYSLALTSVAEVDSYIGAALAAGGTEEVNAEKRAQEEQVGMYSRTFIDPDGHQWEPFWMAYPAG
- a CDS encoding crotonase/enoyl-CoA hydratase family protein, producing MPHCLVEKRDHVLIVTMNRPEARNALSAEMMAIMRDAWDQVDNDPDIRVAILTGAGGAFCAGADLKAMTAQHPGDSFAGGGWDLSKIEALLKGRRLTKPLIAAVEGPAIAGGTEILQGTDIRVAGESAKFGVSEARWGLFPLGGSAVRLVRQIPYTVAADILLTGRHVTAAEAKDIGLIGHVVPDGGALDKALELAAQIAANGPLAVQAILRTIRETEGMHEEEAFQIDAKLGMAVFKSTDAKEGPKAFAEKRKPTFTGS